A window of Mycolicibacterium madagascariense genomic DNA:
CTACGGCCTGCGGACGTCGTGGAACTTCCTGTCGCGGTCGACGTCGGGATTGCTGGACTGGGCGCACCGGCTCGGCCCCCTGGCGGCGTTCGACCGGCGCACCACCAGCAACATGCGGATGGGCCGGTTGCTCTCGGAGAACGTCCTGCGCGCCGCCCGCGCCGGGGAGGTCGAGTCCCAGCGCCGGATCGGGTGGATCTTCAACCTCGCCGACGTGGTGCTGGCCCCGACGACGGCCCAGCCGCCACCGCGGGTGGACTACTTCGACGGGCGCGGCGGGCTGTCGACGGACCGCGCGATGATCCGCGCCTGCCCGGTGACCTGGCCGTGGAATCTGCTGGGCTGGCCGTCGATCAACGTTCCCGCGGGCTTCACCTCCGACGGCCTGCCGATCGGGGTGCAGCTGATGGGTCCCGCCGACAGTGAACCGCTGCTGGTGTCGCTGGCCGCCGCGCTCGAGGCGATCGGCGCGTGGAGCCACGCGCAGCCGACGGCGTGGTGGGAGAACTAGGACCCGTCAGAAGCCCAGGCGACCAAGCTGTTTGGGGTCGCGCTGCCAGTTCTTGGCGATCTTCACCCGCAGGTCCAGGTACACCTTGGTGCCCAGCAGCGTCTCGATCTGCTGCCGGGCCGCGGTGCCGACCTCCCGCAGCCGCGCACCCCCCTTGCCGATGACGATGCCCTTCTGCGAATCCCGTTCGACGTAGAGGATGGCGTGCACGTCGATGAGGTCCTCTCGGCCCTCGCGCGGCTCCACCTCGTCGATGACGACGGCCAGCGAGTGCGGCAGCTCGTCGCGCACTCCCTCGAGAGCGGCCTCGCGGATCAGCTCGGCCATCAGCACCTCTTCCGGCTCGTCGGTCAGCTCGCCGTCGGGGTAGAACGCCGGCCCCGGCGGCAGCTGGGCGGCGAGCACGTCGGTCAGCAGCGCGACCTGCTCGCCGGTGGCGGCCGACACGGGGACGATCTCGGCGGAGCCGCCCGTCAGTTGGTCCACCGCCATCAACTGCGCGGCGACCTTCTCCTTGGACACCTTGTCGGTCTTGGTGACGACGACGACGAGCGTCGTCCTCGGCGCCACCGCGCGGATCTGCTCGTAGATCCACCGGTCGCCGGGGCCGATGGCCTCGTCGGCGGGGATGCACAGACCGATGACGTCGACCTCGGAGTAGGTGGCCTTCACCAGTTCGTTGAGCCGCTCGCCGAGCAGCGTGCGGGGTCGGTGCAGACCCGGCGTGTCGACGAGGATGATCTGGACGTCCTCGCGGTGCACGATGCCGCGGATCGTGTGGCGGGTGGTCTGCGGGCGGTTCGACGTGATGGCCACCTTGGCCCCGACGAGGGCGTTGGTCAGCGTCGACTTCCCGGTGTTGGGCCTGCCCACGAAACAGACGAAGCCCGAACGGAATTCGGTGGTCATTCGGATTCCTCGTCCGTCGGCCCGGTGGGTGTGACGAGGACGGTGCCGATGCGCACGCGACCCCGGTGGTCGCGACCGCCCTCGGCGCGCAGCTGCAGCGCGTCCCACGTGACCTCGGCACCCGGGAGGGGCACCCGACCCAGTTCGTGGGCCAGCAGGCCGCCGACGGTGTCGACGTCGAGATCGTCGTCGAGTTCCATCTCGTAGAGCTCGGCCAGGTCCTCCAGGGGCAGCCGGGCCGACACCCGAAAGTGCTTGTCGCCCAGGTCTTCCACGGGTGCGACCTCGTCGACGTCGTATTCGTCGGCGATCTCGCCGACGATCTCCTCGAGCACGTCCTCGATGGTCACCAATCCGGCGATGGCCCCGTATTCGTCGACGAGGAGCGCCATGTGGTTGCGGTCGCGCTGCATCTCGCGCAGCAGGGCGTCGAGCGGCTTGGAGTCGGGGACGAACACCGGCGGGCGCATCACCTCGCCCACCCTGGTGTCGATGCCGCCGTTGCTGTAGTAGGTCTGCTGGACGAGGTCCTTGAGGAAGACCACACCGACGATGTCGTCGACGTTCTCCCCCACCACCGGCAACCGGGAGTGTCCGCTGCGCACCGCGAGCGACGTGGCCTGCCCCGCGGTCTTGTCGTGCTCGATCCACACCATCTCGGTGCGCGGCACCATCAC
This region includes:
- the era gene encoding GTPase Era, whose translation is MTTEFRSGFVCFVGRPNTGKSTLTNALVGAKVAITSNRPQTTRHTIRGIVHREDVQIILVDTPGLHRPRTLLGERLNELVKATYSEVDVIGLCIPADEAIGPGDRWIYEQIRAVAPRTTLVVVVTKTDKVSKEKVAAQLMAVDQLTGGSAEIVPVSAATGEQVALLTDVLAAQLPPGPAFYPDGELTDEPEEVLMAELIREAALEGVRDELPHSLAVVIDEVEPREGREDLIDVHAILYVERDSQKGIVIGKGGARLREVGTAARQQIETLLGTKVYLDLRVKIAKNWQRDPKQLGRLGF
- a CDS encoding hemolysin family protein — encoded protein: MTGIGSLVGAIALIALGGVFAAVDAAISTVSIARLEELVRDERPGAVRLARLVEDRPRYVNLIVLLRITCETAATVLLVAFLYEDLGLKWGLLAAAAIMVVVSFVAIGVGPRTLGRQHAYSIALAAVIPLQAISVLLTPISRLLVLLGNALTPGRGFRNGPFASEIELREVVDLAQQRGVVADDERRMIQSVFDLGDTAAREVMVPRTEMVWIEHDKTAGQATSLAVRSGHSRLPVVGENVDDIVGVVFLKDLVQQTYYSNGGIDTRVGEVMRPPVFVPDSKPLDALLREMQRDRNHMALLVDEYGAIAGLVTIEDVLEEIVGEIADEYDVDEVAPVEDLGDKHFRVSARLPLEDLAELYEMELDDDLDVDTVGGLLAHELGRVPLPGAEVTWDALQLRAEGGRDHRGRVRIGTVLVTPTGPTDEESE